Proteins encoded in a region of the Stieleria neptunia genome:
- a CDS encoding HAD family hydrolase, whose product MIPPTAIVFDLDQTLFDRRHAMDCWIANLDMSDRDRTQLSDLDQNGLGDRDDFFAAFESMTGADIDQNRFAVSLARCIRNELGLMTALKQLKLNHRLAILTNGGVDTQTIKLQALTLDQIIESDRIFISAQIGVAKPDRAAFEFVANALGLPATECLYFGDQLETDVMAARAAGWRACQVSGPDDLQRQLTPWLEGAAC is encoded by the coding sequence TTGATTCCACCGACCGCCATCGTTTTCGATCTCGATCAGACCTTGTTCGACCGCCGGCATGCGATGGATTGCTGGATCGCCAACCTGGACATGTCCGATCGTGATCGGACACAGTTGAGTGACCTTGATCAAAACGGTTTGGGAGATCGCGACGACTTCTTTGCGGCTTTCGAGTCGATGACCGGTGCGGACATCGATCAAAACCGCTTTGCCGTGTCGCTGGCGAGGTGCATTCGAAACGAACTCGGGTTGATGACTGCATTGAAACAGTTGAAATTGAATCACAGGCTCGCCATCCTGACCAACGGCGGCGTGGACACTCAGACGATCAAACTGCAAGCACTGACGCTCGACCAGATCATCGAGTCCGATCGGATCTTCATTTCAGCTCAGATTGGCGTGGCAAAACCTGACCGCGCAGCATTCGAGTTCGTCGCCAACGCCTTAGGATTGCCGGCAACCGAGTGCCTGTACTTTGGCGACCAACTCGAAACCGACGTGATGGCTGCCAGGGCTGCTGGCTGGAGGGCTTGTCAGGTGTCTGGACCGGATGATTTGCAGCGTCAGTTGACTCCTTGGCTTGAGGGGGCCGCATGTTGA
- a CDS encoding STM4014 family protein, translating to MPPSPQTHWILGDSSSKRFSDYSAAAVRCGMQPPRCVEWLDLIGRGCQALNCIPAGSRLRIDSFGQRDDVLAALIRHGGGNAFPKPGEIQSLDRQYSGLCRVLEDLSHWSTQRTEISLDQNPMDIAVMFDKWATHRRLLPDRPQTRLLPTEKISFGESLRRFAKQVGGRVFVKPRYASSASGVCCYRISKGRQQLIAPIEIVRDAGGIGLFNSLRVRSFTSPSDIEDIFAVLVPQGMIAEAAVNKARVEGDRFDLRVVVINGRAEHLVVRQSASPITNLHLGNRRGSLQAVTDAVGSSRVERCRRLALHAASCFPETLYCGVDILLPRSGDPLVCEVNAFGDFLPNLVAGGKTVYEAILQSNAADREALA from the coding sequence ATGCCGCCGTCACCACAAACACACTGGATCCTCGGCGATTCCTCAAGCAAACGATTCTCCGACTACAGTGCAGCTGCGGTGCGATGTGGAATGCAACCGCCGAGGTGCGTCGAATGGCTGGATTTGATCGGTCGTGGTTGTCAGGCATTGAATTGCATTCCCGCCGGATCCCGATTGCGGATCGATTCGTTCGGTCAGCGTGACGATGTGCTTGCCGCGCTCATCCGACATGGCGGAGGAAACGCATTTCCAAAGCCGGGAGAAATCCAATCGCTGGACCGGCAATACTCAGGTCTCTGCCGGGTACTGGAAGATCTGAGCCATTGGTCGACGCAGCGCACCGAGATATCGCTCGATCAAAATCCGATGGACATTGCCGTCATGTTCGACAAATGGGCAACGCATCGGCGATTGTTGCCTGACCGCCCCCAAACGAGATTGCTGCCGACCGAAAAGATCTCATTCGGGGAATCCTTGAGGCGCTTTGCGAAGCAGGTCGGCGGCCGAGTTTTTGTGAAACCTCGGTATGCATCGTCCGCGTCCGGCGTGTGCTGCTACCGCATCAGCAAGGGTCGGCAGCAATTGATCGCGCCCATCGAGATTGTCCGTGACGCGGGCGGCATCGGATTGTTTAATTCCCTTCGCGTGCGTTCGTTCACATCGCCAAGTGACATCGAAGACATCTTCGCAGTACTCGTCCCTCAGGGCATGATCGCCGAGGCCGCCGTGAACAAAGCTCGCGTCGAAGGCGACCGTTTTGACCTGCGCGTCGTGGTGATCAACGGACGTGCCGAGCATCTGGTGGTACGGCAAAGCGCTTCGCCGATCACGAACTTGCACTTGGGAAATCGGCGTGGATCGTTGCAGGCGGTGACCGATGCGGTCGGTTCATCGCGAGTCGAACGCTGCCGACGCCTGGCGTTGCATGCGGCGAGTTGTTTCCCAGAAACGCTGTATTGCGGCGTCGACATCCTGTTGCCGCGTTCGGGTGATCCGCTGGTTTGCGAAGTCAACGCGTTTGGTGATTTCTTGCCGAATCTAGTTGCCGGCGGCAAAACGGTGTATGAGGCCATCCTTCAGTCAAACGCCGCTGACCGGGAGGCCCTCGCTTGA
- a CDS encoding STM4015 family protein: MNRRELVFMDSASNKFWNIELSGDSHTVNFGRSGTDGQTKTKSFANEEAARKDFDKLVAAKMKKGYVDAGSASASTGKDGDVLPVLAFRSIVKQDDIDHNAKTFIGKRVADYEPDKKPTSGGKTVYRFRSDYDDATCIPHLTHFLDTDAASEAMGIIIGNWAGDDSDGDPSDVIELLCENRDRLKSLKAIYLGDIVSEENEMSWIHQADVSPLLNAFPELELLRTRGGNDLAISKPQHAKLRGLICESGGLPAEVVRAVGRSKFPALEHLELWLGTDEYGGDSTIEDLQPILSGDLFPNLKYLGLRNCQFADDVAAVIVNSPLVQRIETLDLSLGVMTDEGGRALLSLPTDGALQHASLHYNYLTSEVTKLLKKLPIKMDLSKPSHMDDDEEWRFVAVGE; the protein is encoded by the coding sequence ATGAATCGACGCGAGTTGGTTTTCATGGATTCGGCATCGAACAAGTTTTGGAACATTGAACTCAGCGGCGACTCGCACACGGTGAACTTTGGGCGATCAGGTACCGATGGACAGACGAAGACAAAAAGCTTTGCCAACGAGGAGGCGGCTCGCAAGGACTTTGACAAGTTGGTCGCTGCCAAAATGAAAAAGGGCTATGTGGATGCCGGCAGTGCTTCCGCCTCAACAGGGAAGGACGGTGACGTGCTGCCGGTACTCGCGTTTCGCTCGATCGTGAAGCAAGACGATATTGATCACAACGCGAAAACCTTCATTGGGAAACGTGTCGCAGATTATGAGCCCGACAAGAAACCGACCAGCGGTGGCAAGACGGTTTACCGTTTTCGCAGCGACTATGATGACGCCACCTGCATCCCGCACCTGACGCACTTTCTGGACACCGACGCGGCCAGCGAAGCGATGGGAATCATCATCGGCAATTGGGCTGGCGATGACAGCGATGGCGATCCCAGCGATGTGATCGAACTGCTCTGTGAAAATCGCGATCGACTCAAGAGCCTCAAAGCGATCTACCTCGGCGACATCGTTTCTGAAGAAAATGAAATGTCGTGGATTCATCAGGCAGATGTGTCGCCGTTGTTGAATGCGTTCCCGGAGTTGGAATTGCTGCGAACCCGGGGTGGCAATGATCTTGCGATTAGCAAGCCGCAGCACGCGAAATTGCGAGGCCTGATTTGCGAGTCTGGTGGCTTGCCGGCCGAGGTTGTGCGCGCCGTTGGGCGTTCCAAATTCCCTGCACTGGAGCATTTGGAACTCTGGCTCGGAACCGACGAGTACGGTGGCGATAGCACAATCGAAGATTTGCAACCGATTCTCAGTGGCGATCTCTTTCCGAACTTGAAATACCTAGGCTTGCGAAATTGTCAGTTCGCAGATGATGTTGCCGCGGTGATTGTCAACAGTCCGCTCGTCCAGCGCATCGAAACGCTCGACCTCTCGTTGGGTGTGATGACAGATGAAGGTGGAAGGGCCCTTCTCTCGCTGCCGACTGACGGGGCTCTTCAGCATGCCAGTCTTCACTACAACTATTTGACAAGCGAAGTCACCAAGTTGTTGAAAAAACTGCCGATCAAGATGGATTTATCCAAGCCCAGTCACATGGACGATGACGAAGAGTGGCGGTTTGTGGCCGTGGGTGAATAG
- a CDS encoding DUF6745 domain-containing protein produces the protein MIMTPLQAREHVLAGESKAVRVDGSIDLSGTEVKTVPCSITCNDLDLSGTAITSLSSKVKVRSRLTLDNCKHLERLPTGLTCGSLSLRGCNFLDRLPERLNTWFLNASECPRLSVWPKEATIRNGNVHLRNCIEVRNLPRWLGPLGQLDLAGCVNLHEVPEGLRVSGWIDIGGSSIASLPNSLRTAPLRWRSVPVTHEIAFEPEKITSKQVLAEKNAELRRVMIERMGYLRFSEEVGAKELDQDTDAGGNRQLLQIELGDDEPLVGLACRCPSTNRQYFLRVPPQMKTCHQAAAWMAGFDDPSLYRPTIET, from the coding sequence ATGATCATGACGCCACTGCAGGCCCGTGAGCATGTGCTTGCGGGTGAATCGAAGGCCGTTCGCGTCGATGGCAGCATCGATTTGAGCGGTACGGAAGTAAAAACGGTCCCCTGCTCGATCACGTGCAATGATCTGGACCTCAGCGGTACTGCGATTACGTCCCTTTCGTCAAAAGTGAAAGTGCGATCGCGGCTGACCCTGGATAATTGCAAGCATTTGGAGCGGTTGCCGACTGGATTGACGTGTGGATCACTCAGTTTGCGAGGCTGCAACTTCCTGGACAGATTGCCAGAGCGGTTGAACACATGGTTCTTGAATGCGAGTGAGTGCCCTCGTCTATCCGTCTGGCCAAAAGAGGCGACGATCCGAAACGGTAACGTGCATTTGAGAAACTGCATCGAAGTCCGCAATCTTCCTCGCTGGTTGGGGCCGCTCGGGCAGTTGGATTTAGCCGGTTGTGTGAACCTGCACGAGGTGCCTGAGGGGCTCCGGGTGTCCGGCTGGATCGACATCGGTGGTTCGAGCATTGCTTCGTTGCCGAATTCGCTTCGGACCGCTCCGCTACGATGGCGGAGTGTTCCGGTAACGCACGAGATCGCGTTCGAGCCCGAGAAAATCACCTCAAAGCAGGTCTTGGCCGAAAAGAACGCGGAGCTGCGCCGGGTCATGATCGAACGCATGGGATACTTGCGATTCTCGGAGGAGGTCGGTGCGAAGGAGTTGGACCAGGACACCGACGCCGGCGGCAATCGGCAATTGTTACAAATTGAACTCGGCGACGATGAGCCGCTGGTTGGGTTGGCGTGCCGATGTCCATCGACGAACCGTCAGTATTTTTTGCGAGTTCCACCGCAGATGAAAACCTGCCACCAAGCCGCCGCCTGGATGGCCGGCTTTGACGATCCGTCTCTTTACCGGCCGACGATTGAAACCTAG